ACTCCACGCACCATTTAGACGGCGTTCGGAGTGAAATttaactataatataatttcaatcaactaCTGCATTAATCataatttcttattattatcacaatatTATTCATTAGATGATTCAAACTTACGTTTGTGTCTCTTCTAGATAGACCTACGCATAGAACACATTATCTTTGTGAGCGGACATATTagacaacatttaattatagagggcgctaaacTAAAAATGAGCCGTAACAGGGCCAATGAGATTGTGGCCTACACTATGCAGTCATTCACAGTACGCATTAACCTCAACAACAGTCACTGatcgttttatattttagtacatatagatatagatatcaCATACCAGTTCATAAATCACATTTAGTCCAAAATATCATAACCAGCAACTACAATTGAAAAACATTCATGTAAACAAGAAAAGCAacttacaatattaataaacaacttCACTTAACAGGTCTGCctcattatttaaagatgtattgtccccctgaaaaaaaattttttttcaatatttttgttgaataggccattttaattgcacataaaagttattcactttgacctcaatttaattgaaaaaaaaaaatttttacacgggaaaatcgcaatttaatgtaaaaattaaccaaccggaagctatttgtctggaagacaaatgtgttccggtttaatttaaaccttgacctgagttagctcataaatattcatattgtatggatacatcgtgtggatgatgatgctttccaaatcaacagccaacaacgatagcaatgcatgcgtgcgagagagtcgagtagtgatgcgagacgaatcttgaagaaaacacgaatgctaagttagaattacagttggtaactttgatgttgaatcttattcatttaggtgagtttttgtttcgctaacaggagaggcctagctaggcctaggcccgattttgctgctactgtactacttactagtctactactactactactactagcactgacagtctcgagtagcctaactgctgcctacttctgtctctagaagtagagtgtagtaggcctaggcagtacactgctagctagggctacagtagaccaccaccagaagggatgtatttttgttttaatcatgatgaattggtttaatttttaaagatttcaactatctattcggcagtgaaaatttaaaaaaaaagaaaatctaaatattgttttggatgttttactgatgcaatattttaaaaatattttctgtatcaaatgcAATATGTTCAAATCAACATtccgcaaataaacattttatgcagatattttgacacaaatttcttttttttttaggttgattgattgaacaataagagcaagtagtgagaaacataaaatgtatcgtacagtggcaacattcacaatttattgaaacatttcttactattaaaatgacactttgtaatggatgtgagcgatcttagaagactatagctgtcgtaattactgccacaatcaacacattgataattagtagacaaattgacacaaaaaacaatacaggaattcaataagatatactgtatatatatattttattaactccttttgcactgtaatatttacagtaaaattatgaagtgtaagtaaatttgaagaatttatcctgtgtactgttgtagtagtttttttttatttattgaatgttatgtttacaaaataatatactgtacatataatacaaaaaaaattatacaatattttacaagctggacaagaacatattggccgaatgcagcaggagagtcagaaatgtttttcctgcaatatccaatcatattccaaaaccgagtctatcattgttgttgtctttgggtgacctctgttccagtcttcatcagctcaacgtctttaaaaaaagtaaaagcaaagtatgaaaatctggaaaaaatagatcatgcatatttagtgcaaaattgggctagtgaaattgcttactttgacatagtcaaataagtatactacctttctatggtaattaaaacacatttataatgttataacttataaaaagagaaaataaatatttgacttactacagtacagagaacatttgtttgtgttgtaaaatggctaagctggcttttcccctctgtctacttgtacagtgccgctggaaggttctcaatttcaggcttgtattgcaaccattttccctgaaaaatgttcgttttatttttatcataaaaattagttaaacaagcttcaactgtaaatatatatggtacagcaagctggctgtattttcggaaTGTAGCTAAGTAAGGTTGAtggcatatagcctaggccagtctatgaagagtacaatgtatagggcctagctgggcatcttctgcagggacccgattgtcacagtctgcttgctactagcctagtaatatgcagcagcatgtattaattattctaggactagccctgaactgaaaaaatcccaggctaagttaattaatttaccttcctgttattattgcgttatatatattattatatttaaaataaccgtctaggcctacataccgacaaattaacagctcagctttacatatttatacgatCAGGCCATCCCAGGGAAACCCACAGTCGAGTCGCGTCGATCTCTGGTGGTGTTGTTGTACCATACAACGTGCATCGTccattgttagatcagatctctgctgtgtggatgctcattaacatatcatgcatatgtatgagttagctctaccggcctaatttctgagccgatgagttcgaaaaaattgtaaacttattttgatttttttataagcgaaatcaatattttttcggattttttttcggtggaagtgaataactttatgtgaactacaaaacggtctattcaaaatttgatattttcatctttatttttcattttttgggggacaatacatctttaagcccTTAATTTCAAAACTGAACTTGTCATGGCACACAACAAAGCGGCAAGTACGCCACCAATATTTTGGAACGTAAGTGATAACAGTTATCAGACATTCAAACACTCTCCGTTTATTTAAGTGTTGATATACTATTTGTTAGCAAAGTGTATTTAGAAGTGATAGTGAGTTTACAGTAGGCCTGTAAAGATAGCCTATGATTGTGTAAATGCTATTTTAGGAAACAAATGCAAACTTTATGTCTGTTCTGttatactagtaggcctactttaactAAAATCATTGGTAATGTTTGTCTTGCTAAAAGATGTTGCTAGTAGTTGTActcaaagatgtattgtcccacaaaaacatgaaaaatgaagattaattaaatcagactttgaataggttattttgtagttttaataaagttaatcaattccgtagaaaaaaaatgttttcacttataaaataacataataaatggttaaattcaaccaaaaatccattggctggcagccaatttgaccatttttgctTAAATACATTTCTTTAGATCCAATTTATCcaaaagtggataactatcatgtgacattaaatggcatattgaaaaagttaaagttaaaaattatttttcaggggggacaatacatctttaaacgaAATTTCCTAGGTTTAAtcaatttagtaggcctagtaactaTATGGTCGCAATAAAGTGTATTTTGATTGTATGAGCATTAAGCGATTGATTATTCAAACTTTCGCttgtcatttaatttaatttaattgtcatttaatatttaattttaattgggtAAAACAACGAAAGGAATGTGCTCACCCCCACAACTAACGTATGCACAATTTTCTATAAATCGATAACAGACCTATCAGAAGTAAAATAGGCATACAACTTATTTTTCCAAGCatgcaatttgggtaaaaatacacacaatttttcaataaaaataggtAGTCtgtgtaaaaaataatataaaaatttattagttgttaaggttttttttttagattgttgtaatattgtttatgGGGCCCTCAAAACGacaacaaaacataataatggCATAAAAATGGCAAGAGGCattaataaaaagattaaaatgtagggctacaataaaacaatgttaaaaattggattaaTTAATATAAGTCATTGCAGTGATTTCCCAGGTACGTACTTCTCAAGATCCAGGTCATAGAATGTAGAGTCGCCCACCCTTCTTCAGCAGCAGCACACGTCACGTGTGTGATGGCATGATGGCTCATCAAAAAAAGTTCTCAAAATGAAACATGTATTTATATGGGGTGAACATGTTGTTACGTTTGTTACCGGTAATATTTTAtggtaattaataatttatagaacAGTGAATGTTAGGAAAAAATGGCGAAATAAATGTAAGGGTACACTCAGCTACTAAactataattaggcctaggctaaatactacgtactagctaggcctagcctaggcctagcctaggctaaatactacgtactaggcctagctaggcctagctaggcctaagtgtctgtaggcctacttatgtaGGGTGATGTAGGCCTAAGGCTATACTACTAACTTTCTCTAGGCCTAGTGTCtgtctataggcctacttatgtaAGTTGATGTAGGCCTAGGAGGCCTATATGGCTATACTAGACAAAAAGGGTGCTAGAGTAATAGATAGGAGGAGGAACAGGTAAGGCTGGACCAGGCCTAGTACAAGTTAGGCTTATATAGCTAGATACTGTTTAGGCATAGCCTGCTAGGATCATCATAATAGCAGTTTTCATACTGGAATTACCGAAAATGGTTAAAGGTTTCAAGATGGTTTTAGGCCTGAGGTTAAaccatataatatttatattataaataaaggaAGTAAATTCATTGTTTAGTGTTCATTAAATATCTTtgtatcaaaattgattaaattcacAGCGTTAATGAATGGTGGCACAGAATAGTTAGCTCTTGTTAAGAAAGCTAATTGTAATACTTTACTCTCTGTCCAAATTAgctattaaatcaaatcaacatcaCAGGCAGAATGGCAAAGCATACCAGGTACGCACACACTCACATTTCTATTTTTCTAAGGACACAATTAcaactcccaaagacttgtaataagactttgtttagagcatcttgtgtatatgtttgtcttgtgaacctagctctgagggtccctaatgatcagcaattgctggagggatcaccctcattaaatatggttttaaaaaaatattaaaaactgtaaatcaagaaaaacaacataaaaaagtaAGTCACAATGtgtacatcatcatcatttgtcAGCTTATTGATCATGTCATCTGATTAAAATTTActattaaaattgttgtttgaCTGTTGAAGTATTTGGCCCTTTAGTATTCTGGGTATGTTGAGGgtttaaaataagattttaATGCAACGTAAAAACAATGTAATTGCAGTATACCAtcaaattattttctgttttattattaatgcaaacattcttttataattatataatgtcattttgtcagGTTTAATCCATTGCATATAATAACAGATGCAATGGTTAAAACAACGGTGTGTACACCAGATGCCAGTAACAAAGAAATGTTGAAAGAAACAACGCAGGATATTTGTAAGTATTCACTTTATTCAGATACATGCTGCAACCAAAATagatgatttatttatatttttaaatttattttttataattatttaggaAAATTGCCAAAGATAACCATAGCGAATTAATTCAAGGTAGCAATcatgttcacaagacaaacatacacaagatgctctacataaacaaagtcttattacaagtctttgggagtggagatttgtcattagaaaaaatcctggaATATGACAGGGCTTCAACCCAGGACCCTTcaattggtagccaagcatcataaccaccaagccacaactctaCTCCAAATTTAAAATTCACCCTGACTCATGCACTGTCATGTCAcaacttgtttttaatttttttaccaAATAATTGTTGTTCTCATGTCATTGTAAATTAATTGAATAGACCTCTAGGTTTAATATTTGGGTGACAATTTGCGACTACGGTAGTTCTTGCACACACTTTGATATTTCATAAATGCATGGAGAAAACCACTACCATATAAACATACAagttatttaaattcaatttgaggataaattagtttttaaattattgcaacAACATCATAAAAATGGTTTCAAAGTTTCTatgcttttaaaaaacaaatgtaactgtgtaagaaataaaataatatatacaggattttattaacattttttaatttaaaagcttTAGACATGTATGAGGATGCTGTCACTGATGTCACAGTTAAACAAATGTTGAAAAGTCCACGCCATACAAAAGGATACACACCAAGAGCAGGACCATCAAAGCAGGAAACAAAATCTGGTAAAAGATTTTAATGAAAGTTAAATCAAATTTACTTAaaatttctttattgttattgtaatctgctgtaaaataaattaataagtaTAAACATAAAAGGCACAAAATACCAATCAATATAAAATTGGTACAAaagagatttttttaaataaatttaatataaaagttTTGATAAAAGACTTTATACAGCATTTTGCTGTGATTACTGCTGTGACATTTGAATTCAAATAGAGAATACAAAAGATACACATATTATAATGATGATGGCAAATTGGATCAGGTGGGAATCGgcaaaaaatgatttattacacTAACCTTTGTTCTTGCCGAGTTAATTTGATTCTAAAACATAATGATGAATGCTAATAACAAGGTAGCATCTTTAATTATATCAACACAATTTTCAGAAAGTAGAcatgagaaaaataaaaaccCCACAGGAGCATCAACATCAAAACAGGAAGCCAAATCTGGTGAAACATCAACAAGTTCAAATCATATGCCAAACCCACAAAAAGagggtaaatatttattttgaaatgtgtTTGATTGTGCTGTTCATACATATTAATGATATCAGAAATAAAGACTAAAAGTGCtaaatattgaaatgattaaaGGAGCGGAAATTTAATCATAATCATCAGTGTCTGCTAATGAACATATATTATCTTGCGAGTTACTTTGACAGTTAATACTAATACTTGTATATTGTATGACACTGCTGTGTAATCTATTCAACTTGCAGTACAATGTGGTTAAATAAACTCATCACTAAACTATTGATTGGAAAGGATAAGGTTTAGAATACTTAAATATTGCATTGGAAAtactttttctttaaataaaaaagttatagTTGGTAATCACAATTGAGGAGACCTGCAAGTTGTTGtatgtgttatatattttatcacAACAGAACCAGTGTATGAAGAAAAACCAGAAATTCCTAAAGGGTTCAGGAACAAATTTGTAAGCAAACTTCGCTCTGCAAGAGAAGGTGGTGACTCTAAAGTAGATAGCAACAAGTTTGTTATGCATATCTGGGACTTTGGTGGTCAACCAATTTACCATGTGATACAACGGGTAAATTTTATTGgtgtatttaatttgtattaatagagattataatattaatactataatattcaATATACATGCCTTCTTCTGAGCGTCTGTTAGTTTCAGTGTATACTTTGTCTTTTGGCCTTGTTACAATATGAGCACTGAAATCAAAAAGCTTGCTCACTTGATTTGAAGTTAAGAACCTATAATCTTCCTCCAAGGTATTACAAAAATGTGGATCTAATATAGTACAATATGTCAGTATcagatataaaatacaattattattattattacaatattataaattattttattcttcatttaatttaataaagacAACTCGGTCTCTAGTCCCTAATTACCAGAAACCAAACCCAGAATTGAGGTCTAAAGTTCCAAATTCTTTTTTACCTTTAAACATACATTTGGAATATCAGAATTTCTGTAAACCAAGACATATTATGCCAGCCGAATGGTGTCCAGTTTTGGGAGACTTTAAGTAAAATAGTATTAATtgatgtaatataatgtattattagcAGAGAGGGATAGCAAAGAAAGaatgtaatattaaacattcattatttattaaaccaaTGATTAAGATTGTAAATGTTTCCAAGGTTAACATGCACTTTGTGAGGAAAACAAAAGTATCAAATAATCAGTTGTGCCAGTATACTGACACATGTGTATAAACAGTTTGTAATATTGACTATTATGATTATGTTTACTAGATATTCATGGTGTCTTATGCTGTTGTATGTGTGGTGTTCAACATGAATGAAGGTCTTAATGCCCCAGCTAAAGTTCGTGATCCAACTACTGTAAGTAGattttacaaatttcaaatgtttatgtaattgtacataaataaattgtttccTTCATGTTATTCTTTACCTTAACACAAACTGTGcaaatagcagatgcctgatatatgattgttgttatttccacttccatgatagtgttgttaatagcagatgcctgatatatgattgttgttatttccacttccatgatagtgttgttaatagcagatgcctaatatatgattgttgttaattccacttctATGATAgttttgttaatagcagatgcctgatatatgattgtggttatttccacttccatgatagtgttgttaatagcagatgcctgatatatgattgttgttatttccacttctatgatagtgttgttaatagcagatgcctgatatatgattgttgttatttccactactatgatagtgttgttaatagcagaatcctgatatatgattgttgttaattccacttccatgatagggttgttaatagcagatgcctgatatatgattgttgttaattccacttctatgatagtgttgttaatagcagatgcctgatatatgattgttgttatttccactactatgatagtgttgttaatagcagatgcctgatatatgattgttgttaattccacttccatgatagtgttgttaatagcagatgcctgatatatgattgttgttatttcaacttctatgatagtgttgttaatagcagatgcctgatatatgattgttgttaattccacttccatgatagtgttgttaatagcagatgcctgatggTTTCccatgcctgatatatgattgttgttatttccacttccatggtagtgttgttaatagcagatgcctgataatgatatatgattgttgttattttcacttccatgatagtgttgttaatagcagatgcctgatatatgattgttgttaattccacttccatgatagtgttgttaatagcagatgcctgatatatgattgttgttatttccacttccatgatagtgttgtttttctattaatttgtgctgctaataataatagataatttgtcaaactagaacttaaaaaattttaaatgtaaattttgttcattttttttttatttagggaAAAGTTTATGAACATCGAATGACAAATCTTGACTTCATTCTGTTTTGGATTCGTTCTGTTTTTGTAAACGTaagaaaaggaaaaaataaCAAGATAATGCTGATTGGTACACATTATGAGAGCCTTGGTAAAACTGAACAAGAAAGACAACAAAGGGTACATATGTCATCACATTTCCTTTTAAACAGTGCAAAATTGTATATTGTCATTAATTCATTGGAAACAATATGTAGTTTCATCTCTAACATTGGCAATCAtgtatgattgttttatacGTCATGTCATGagcatactactgtactgtgcTGGCTTATGATTAACTaattaacttaacttaatttttttttcatttcgatataataaaacaaataaaagggtatACAAATATCTATGATTTAGCACACATTTTGAATATGTTTTCTTATATTGGTTACAATGTACACTGGGTAAGTAAATGCGTAACATAACTTaaatgaaacattttttgcACTTTACAAAAGGGGTTTTGGTTGGCTAAGCACACTCTAAATCTTCCCTTGACATAAGTATAATTCAAatatgatgttatttattttaggtaaaGGAAATAGAGAATATACTTTGGAAAGCCATGGAAGGAAAACCATTTGAGGACATGGTGTATCAAGGAGAGCTCTTTACCATTGAAAACAGTGTCTCATTTGAAAAGAGCGGTGCTTCTAAAATCATcctcaaaatacaaaaattagtcCAGATGATGATTCTTACTTTTCCAATTAAATGGCTACAAGTACTGCTGGAAATACAACAGTTACGAAAAGCCAAATTATATCTACCAACATCTGAGGTTAGAATAAAATATCTTTAACAGATTGATTGATGAATGTGTCTTTTAATGTTTAACATCCATTACATTTAAAGCAATAAACCCTGTTTTTGCATTGAATGGTGTTAATTATAGTGAAAAAAAagcaaacttgtttttattacatttgaAATTGTGTGGGATACAAGTTTGTTATTGATAGTAATATAACAGTAATCCCTGCTTTTCTGTCTGTGTTAATTGACTGTTTATGGTGAATCTTCAACAAATGAGTGTTTGAAGTGAATCTTCAAACAGGAACGGTGCAATTTTAGTAGAGTACCAAGTACCAAAACAAAAGGAACATTTTTTGTCCTCTAATAATTATTGAAGTAAGTGGTGAACCTTGAGTTTACTGTTGGTTGGGAAAATTTCAGAATTCAAATCTACCCTTGCATGATAAAGTATTATGTCCTATATAGACAACCTTTCAACAACGAAATGAATGATAACATCAACAGAAAACCAGTTTGTAATTAAtcagcatttatttttttcattacatttttcattatgatatttatttaacttttagATTAATGATTTACTTGCTCGTTGTAAGATAACTGACAGAAAACTGTTTCTTGAGTACTTGCATGACATCGGCGAAATTCTGTTCTACCCGGATGACAAGATCCTcaaagaaaaaattgttataGATTTGATGGGAGTAGTTGACAAGTTTAAAACAATCATCACAGTTATAGATCCCAGCATTCAGGTTAGTAAACTTCACTTCTTTGAGTGGTGTCAATCATTGGTGAATATCATCAGACGTAAACATTGTGGTAATCTTTTTTTAGTGTGATGCATTTAcccgtatccggatattcaccccctggacatttaccccccggacaactaccccccggacaaccaccacctggaccactacccccttaggacaactacccctttaggacaactaccccccggacaaataccccccggacaactacccccttaggacaacaacccccttaggacaactaccccctggacaactaccccccggacaattaccccccggacaattaccccctaggaacaattaccccccggacaattaccccccggacaattaccacccagaaaactatccctttagaacaccctaaccacccagaccattcaacaacctgactctgcaacagtgtataataggaattaataactatattttaattcgttactttgacgaattactattcattattgtaaacaaaagtaaaagattgaacataaatatagcctggtataaactgaagatcgtcacacatgatcataggatagtcgaacgtattatatagtactccctgtatttactgtaaagactgggttcgctaataataataataatttttgcgtcaggacaatgcttcgataaccactggtcttaaaagaattaatatttgtctcaaatttgtcatatatgtatttttgtacacttgaagaaaaatatcacttttgatatttgacctcaatgttcactcaccgaataaacgtcgatctttaaataaattcccctcaaataaacggtgaccatgtgactcccatgaaacatcatatggaataatcggcgtctatttccattagattataccccctcccattgaataaacaactttcttccaataaatgtccacctaaaaaccacctaaacaataaacagcccaggccgttttttcaataaatacgatactttaaatctagcacatctagggtctagcgtgctgttaaacagaataatcggttaaaaacgggtgtttcgaaactagagacccgagaccagagaccagagacccgagacccaatacgaaaagggagacccacgtacgaaaagggagaccccactatacgaaaagggagaccccactatacgaaaagggaga
This is a stretch of genomic DNA from Antedon mediterranea chromosome 3, ecAntMedi1.1, whole genome shotgun sequence. It encodes these proteins:
- the LOC140043314 gene encoding uncharacterized protein; its protein translation is MHIWDFGGQPIYHVIQRIFMVSYAVVCVVFNMNEGLNAPAKVRDPTTGKVYEHRMTNLDFILFWIRSVFVNVRKGKNNKIMLIGTHYESLGKTEQERQQRVKEIENILWKAMEGKPFEDMVYQGELFTIENSVSFEKSGASKIILKIQKLVQMMILTFPIKWLQVLLEIQQLRKAKLYLPTSEVRIKYL